The following coding sequences are from one Devosia yakushimensis window:
- a CDS encoding nucleoside hydrolase: MPRKIIIDTDPGQDDAVAILLALASPEELDVLGIVAVAGNVGVAQNAINARKVVELAGRPDIPVFAGCSRPLRRHLVTAEHVHGQTGLDGPNLPEPQIPLQTLHGVDYIINTLMAAEPKTITLCTLGPLTNIALALIKQPAIAERIAEIVMMGGAYFEVGNITPAAEFNIYVDPEAADVVMRCGAPITILPLDVTHQIQSTPERLAAIKAIGNQSGAAVHAMLTFSETFDLKKYGWTGAPLHDPTVIAHLLQPELFEGRHCNVTIETSSELTVGMTVVDYWHVTGRAKNATYLRNGNADGFYKLLTERLARLP; the protein is encoded by the coding sequence ATGCCCCGCAAAATCATTATCGACACCGATCCTGGCCAGGACGATGCCGTCGCCATCCTCCTGGCGCTGGCATCCCCGGAAGAGCTCGATGTGCTGGGCATTGTCGCCGTCGCGGGCAATGTCGGCGTCGCCCAGAACGCCATCAATGCCCGCAAAGTGGTGGAACTGGCCGGACGCCCGGATATTCCCGTCTTTGCCGGTTGCTCGCGCCCGCTGCGCCGCCATCTCGTCACCGCCGAACATGTGCATGGGCAAACCGGCCTCGATGGCCCCAACCTGCCCGAGCCGCAGATCCCGCTGCAAACGCTCCATGGCGTCGACTACATCATCAACACCCTGATGGCCGCCGAGCCCAAAACCATCACGCTTTGCACCCTGGGGCCGCTGACCAATATCGCCCTGGCGCTGATCAAGCAGCCCGCCATTGCCGAGCGCATCGCCGAAATCGTCATGATGGGTGGCGCCTATTTCGAAGTGGGCAACATCACCCCCGCCGCCGAATTCAACATCTATGTCGATCCCGAAGCCGCCGATGTCGTGATGCGTTGCGGCGCTCCCATCACCATCCTGCCGCTCGACGTGACCCACCAGATTCAGTCGACGCCCGAACGCCTCGCCGCCATCAAGGCCATCGGCAACCAATCCGGCGCGGCCGTCCACGCCATGCTCACCTTCTCGGAAACCTTCGACCTCAAGAAATACGGCTGGACCGGCGCACCGCTCCATGACCCCACCGTCATCGCCCATCTGCTGCAGCCCGAGCTGTTCGAGGGCCGCCACTGCAACGTCACCATCGAAACATCAAGCGAGCTGACCGTGGGCATGACAGTGGTGGACTATTGGCACGTCACCGGCCGTGCCAAGAACGCGACCTACCTGCGCAATGGCAATGCCGATGGATTCTATAAGCTGCTGACCGAGCGATTGGCCCGGCTGCCGTGA